Proteins encoded in a region of the Pieris napi chromosome 5, ilPieNapi1.2, whole genome shotgun sequence genome:
- the LOC125049540 gene encoding 15-hydroxyprostaglandin dehydrogenase [NAD(+)]-like has protein sequence MYNINDKIVFITGGAAGIGATAVKLFLEEGAKHVTITDINVTAGKQLEKELETKFKGRVKFVKCDVRNDEELFDIYKTIIDDHGFIDVVINNAGIANDSLDGYRTALNVNINALITSTLRARDLMRTDRSGRGGIIMNTSSAAALMQNRCLPIYFATKSAVLQFSICIGAQENYEKTGVKVMTMCYGVTDTSLLSKEKIKPFDEELTDELYDFINLFPLQSAHSAAMGLIDACKRGDSGSVWLVNDNKPAEDITPVVKKAYGLLTSLVI, from the exons atgtacaatataaacgataaaattgtttttatcacTGGTGGTGCGGCTGGTATTGGAGCTACGgctgttaaattatttctggAAGAAGGGGCTAAG CACGTCACCATAACAGATATAAACGTAACCGCGGGAAAACAATTGGAAAAAGAATTGGAAACAAAATTCAAAGGACGCGTTAAATTTGTCAAATGTGATGTCAGGAATGACGAAGAACTGTTTGATATCTATAAGACAATCATTGATGACCATGGGTTTATAGATGTTGTGATAAATAATGCGGGTATAGCGAATGATAGTCTTGATGGATATAGGACAGCACTGAATGTCAATATT AATGCCTTAATAACAAGTACGTTAAGGGCTAGAGATCTCATGCGCACGGATCGTTCAGGAAGAGGCGGGATAATTATGAACACATCTTCCGCTGCGGCATTAATGCAGAATCGATGCCTGCCCATCTACTTTGCAACTAAAAGTGCAGTACTGCAATTT agtattTGCATTGGA GCACAAGAAAACTATGAGAAAACTGGTGTTAAGGTGATGACCATGTGCTACGGTGTTACAGACACAAGTCTACTCAGTAAAGAGAAAATTAAACCTTTTGACGAAGAATTGACGGACGAACTATATGACTTCATTAATCTGTTTCCTCTTCAAAG TGCCCATTCTGCAGCAATGGGTTTGATAGATGCTTGCAAGCGCGGTGACAGTGGGAGCGTTTGGCTAGTCAATGACAATAAACCCGCTGAAGACATTACTCCAGTTGTGAAAAAAGCATATGGCTTGCTCACTAGTCTTGTTatatag